ATTGAGGCGCTGCGCGAGAAGATCGAACAGGCGGGGATGCCCGACAGCGTCAAGGAGAAGGCCCTCAAGGAACTCCAGCGCCTCGAGCGCACGCCCGGCGGCAGCCCTGAGAGCACCGTCGTGCGTAACTACATTGACTGGCTGGTGGACGTGCCGTGGAGTAAGCGTGACGAGGAGATCCTCGATATCGCCCGCACCCGCGAGATCCTCGACGCGGACCACTACGCGCTGGGCGACGTCAAGGACCGCATCCTGGAATTCCTGGCCGTGCGTCAGCTGACGCACAAGCCCGGCGAGACCGAGGAGGCCCGCAAAGAGCGCACCGCCGAGGAACGCACCGACGACGCCGAGCTGCGCGCCCCGATCCTGGTGCTCGCCGGCCCTCCCGGCGTCGGCAAGACCAGCCTGGGCAAGAGCATCGCCCGCAGCCTGAACCGCAAGTTCGTGCGCATGGCGCTGGGCGGCGTGCGCGACGAGGCCGAGATCCGCGGCCACCGCCGCACGTACATCGGCTCGATGCCCGGGCGGATCATCCAGGCGATGAAGAACGCGGGTGTCACGAACCCCGTGATCCTGCTGGACGAGATCGACAAGATGAGCAGCGACTGGCGCGGCGACCCCAGCAGCGCCATGCTGGAGGTGCTGGACCCCGAGCAGAACCACACCTTCCAGGACCACTACCTAGAAGTGCCGTACGACCTGTCGCAGGTCATGTTCATCACGACCGCCAACAGCCTCCAGACCATTCCCCGGCCGCTGCTGGACCGCATGGAGATCATCAACATCCCCGGCTACACCCAGGTCGAGAAGGTCGAGATTGCCAGGCGCTACCGCGTGCCCCGGCAGGTCAAGGCGCACGGTCTGACGGGCCGCCTGGAAATCACGGACGCCGCGCTGAACCGCATCGTCGAGGAGTACACCGCCGAGAGCGGCGTGCGGAACCTCGACCGTCAGGTGAGCAAGCTGGCCCGCAAGGCCGCCCGTGAACTGCTCGAAAGTGCCTGGGACGGTGTGAAGGTCATCGACGCGGCGCAGGTGCCCGACTACCTGGGCGTGCCGCTGCACCGCCCGGACAAGATGGAAAAAGAGCCTCAGGTGGGCGTCGCGCAGGGCCTCGCCTGGACCAGCGTGGGCGGCACCATGCTGCTCGTGGAGGCCCTGGCCACGCCCGGCAGCGGCAAGATCGTCATGACCGGGTCGCTGGGCGACGTGATGAAGGAGAGCGTCGGCGCCGCCATCGCGTACCTGCGCGCCCACGCGGCCGAGTACGGCGCGGACCCCGAGTTCCACAAGACCATGGACCTGCACGTGCACTTCCCGGACGGCGCCACGCCCAAGGACGGGCCCAGCGCGGGCATCACGATCGCCACTGCTGTGATCAGCGCGATCACGGGGCGCCCGGTGCGGATGGACGTCGCCATGACCGGCGAGATCAGCCTGCGCGGCCGCGTGCTGCCCATCGGCGGCGTGAAGGAGAAGCTGCTGGCCGCGCACCAGGGCGGCATCCGCGAGGTCATCGTGCCCAAGGACAACGAGCCGAACCTCCAGGACGTGCCTGACAGCATCCGCGGTGAGTTGCGGATCCACGCCTTCGAGCGGGTGGGGCAGGTGCTGGACCTGCTGCTGCTGCCCAAACCGCAGGGCGACCAGGGCAACATCCCGGTGCCGGTCAGCAAGAGTGCGGCCCAGCCCGGCGCCTGATCACACCAGACGGAAGGCGGTGCGGGGACTGAACCCCCGCACCGCTTTCCGTCTGGCCCTGGGTGGGCGGGGCTGGCCTACGGTACCCGCAGGATCTTGCAGATCTCGGTGGGGCCGTCCTGCGGGGACGCGCTGCGCGCCACGATCTTCTTCTCGGTGACGCCCACGAACCCCTCGCAGCGGGCCAGTTCCCGCAGGTGCTCGGGCGTCTGCGCGGCGGCCACAGCGTCCTGTAGTTCCTCAATGTCGCGCTCAAGGTCCCGGATGCGCGCCTGGGCGGCCTCGGTGTCGCGGGTCCAGGTGGTCGTGCGGTACAGGCTGTGGCCCACCTGAAAGGTGAGCTGCACGATACCCAGGGCCAGCAGGGCGCTGGCGAGCATCATGCTCAGCGGCAGGCGTTGCAGGCGCCGCCACCAGTCGCGCCGGGGCGGTGGTGGGGGGGGCAGGTCGGTCACGACGCGCAGCATAGCGTCCGCGTATGACGGGCGCGTGGGACATCGGCCCGGTCGGGACGGCGCAGGCCCGCACAGGACTACACTGGGCCGCATGAATCAGACCTCTTCCGCCCCGTCCGCCTCGCGCCTGCCGGCGCTGAACTGGGAGGACGCCAGCCGCAGCGTCATCCAGCTGCGCTACGGCGACCTGGACGCCATGGGGCACGTGAACAACGCCCGCTACGCGGAATTCCTGGAGGTGGGCCGCATGGAACTGTCCCGCGAGGTGGGCGGTCAGGCCGACGACCGCTCGGTGCTGGCGCGCCTGGAGATCGATTACGTGCGCGACATCCGGCAGGGGCAGGAGGTAGCGGTGGACACGCTGGTAGAGCGGGTGGGCCGCACCAGCTGGACCAGCGTGGCGCTCATCCGGGCCGATGGCGTGCCGTGCGCCTTCGCGCGGTCGGTGCAGGTGCGGGTGGACGCCGCCGGCCGACCGGCGGCGCTGCCGGATGATTTCGCGGCGCGCGTGGCGCACCGGAGCGTGCGCTGATGGCCACGTTCGAGGACCGCGTGCTGTACCAGGGGGACCCGTGGGTGCGCGTGGACACCCTGCCGCGCCTGCTGGCCGAGGGGTGGCGGCGCACGCTGTCCGAGGGCGGGGTGGTGAGCGTGGTGCGCACGCCGTTCCAGTGGTCGATGGGCAGCCCGGTCATCGAGATCGAGACGGGCGGGTACATGGGCGACGTGGGCCTGTACGTGCCGGAGGTGCAGCTGCCCGAGGCGCTGGCCCTGCTGGGCCTGGAGGACGACGATGCGCCAGAGGCCACCCGTGCAGAGGAGGCTGGGCGCGGTGAGGGTCAGGCGGGGTAAATTGCGGGCACAGAGTGTCCTTCGGCCCGGGCCCGGTCGGCGGGCGGCAGGGTCCCGCGCGGCCCTGGACACGCTGGCCACCGGGCACGTCTTCCCCTTCCCTGCCCTTTTTCCCCCTTTTCGGAGTTCCCATGACCAACCTCCCGACTGAACCCCTGAGCATCGGCATCGACGTGGGCGGCACCAAGATCGCCAGCGGCGTCCTGCGCGGCGACGAACTGCATGACGCGCACGTGATCCCCACCCCCGACACCGGCTGGGAGAGCGTGCTCGACGCCATCGCGGGCGAGGTGCGCCGCCTGCAGGACCGCCACCCGGACGCCCGCCTGATCGGCGTGGGTATTCCCGGCCCCCTGAACGCGGACCGCACCCGCGTGAAGTTCGCGCCGAACATCTACGGCTTTACCGACGTGCCCATGGTGGACGGCCTGCGGGACCGCCTGGGGCAGCGCGTGGTGCTGGAGAACGACGCCAAGGCCGCCGCGCTGGCCGAGGCGCACCTGGGCGCGGCGCGCGGCGCCGAGAGCAGCATCTACGTGACGGTCAGCACCGGCATCGGCAGCGGCATCGTCCTGAACGGCCGCATCTGGCGCGGCCGGCACGGCATCGCCGGGGAGATCGGGCACATCACGGCCCTGCCGGGCGGCCCGGTCAGCGGCGCGGGCCTGGACGGCGCGCTGGAGGCCGTCGCGAGCGGCACCGCCATCGCCCGGGACGCCAGCTTCGCCCTGAACCGCGACGTGAGCACCGCCGAGGCCTTCCAGCTGGCGCAGCAGGGTCACCCGGCCGCGCGGCGCGTGGTGGGACAGGCGCTGCGGTACATCGGCATCGCGCTGGCGGACCTGCAGAAGACCATCGACCCGGAGGTCTTCGTGATCGGCGGCGGTGTGGCCAGCGTCGGGGATTACTTCTTCCATGGCGTGCAAGCCGCCGCGGACGAGTACGCGCAGGGCTTCGCGCCTGTCACGATCCGCCGCGCGCAGCTCGCCGGGAACGCGGGCGTGATCGGCGCGGCCCTCGCCGCCCGGCACGGGTAACGCCACAGGGCAGGGCCGCCGGACTGCGTGTAGCCGGCGGCCCTGCCCTCTTGGTTCACGGCACGTCGTCCAGGTCGAGTTCCGGGACGTTCCCGATAGGGAGCTGGACGTGCGCGGTGGTGCCCTGCCCGACCTCGCTGTCCAGCCAGATGCGGCCGCCGTGCGCGTCGACGATGCCGCGCGCGATGCTCAGGCCCAGTCCTGCACCACCCTGGTCGCGACTGCGGCTGTCCTCCAGGCGGTAGAAGCGGTCGAACAGCCGCTCCAGCTGATCGGCGGGAATGCCGGGGCCGTCGTCCTGCACGCTCAGGCGGACGTCGTCACCGACGCGTTCGCTGCGCAGCGTGACGGTCTGCGCCCCGGCCTTCAGGGCGTTGCTGACGAGGTTGATGAGGACCTGCTTCAGGCGGTCGGCGTCCGCCTCAAAGGTCACATCCTCGCCCGCGCTGGTCAGGGCAGTGTGCTGCGCCTGCGCCAGCGGGGCAAGTTCCCGCACGATGTCCGACAGGAAGAGAGCGGCAAAGATCGGGCCGCGTTGCAGGACCAGCGCTCCACTGTCCGAGCGGGCCAGCTGCAGCAGGCTGGCGATCAGGTTGGTCAGGCGTTCGGATTCGCTCTGGATGATCTTCAGGCTCTCCTGCTGCTGCCCGGTCGGACTGGTGCGGCGCAGCAGGTAACTGGCGTGCCCGCTGATCGCCGTGACGGGCGTGCGCAGCTCGTGGCTGGCGTCACTCGTGAAGCGGCGCTGCGCCTCGAAGCTGCCCTCCAGGCGGCCCAGCATGGCGTTCAGGGCGGTCGCCAGGGACTCGACCTCGTCCCCGGTCTGCGGGACTGGCACGCGCTCGGTGAGGTTCTGCCCGCCGATGCGCTCGGCGGCCCGCTGGACGCGCCTGAGGGGCAGCAGCGCCTGCCCGGCCAGCAGGTACGCGCCGGTCCCGGCGGTGGCCAGCCCGGTCAGGAACAGCAGCATCACGACGTTCTGCAGGTCGTCCAGGGTCTTCTGCACGGTCCCGAGGCTTCGGGCCACGTACACGATCCCCAGGGGCGGTTCGCTCTCGAAACTGGTCAGGCTGGTTTTGACGGCGGGTTCACTGTTGGTCAGGGGACCCAGGACCACCAGCAGGCGCATCAGGGTGGGTTCGCGGTTGGGGGCGTCGGCAATCAGGCGGTTGAGGTGGAGGCGGCCGTCGGTGGCGTTGATCAGCGCTTCCAGTTC
This genomic window from Deinococcus sedimenti contains:
- a CDS encoding cell division protein FtsB; the encoded protein is MTDLPPPPPPRRDWWRRLQRLPLSMMLASALLALGIVQLTFQVGHSLYRTTTWTRDTEAAQARIRDLERDIEELQDAVAAAQTPEHLRELARCEGFVGVTEKKIVARSASPQDGPTEICKILRVP
- the lon gene encoding endopeptidase La, encoding MIWELPVVALRNIVILPGVTMNVDVGRPKSKRAIDEAQASDRRVLLLTQRDARTDDPTRAELHEMGVLAVIKQVVRMPDNTYQVLIEAQERAAVLDEVPSAYMRVRAETRPTPADDSREVQVLISEIKSAFEEYQRQNKNLRLDNYQLEGIKALTDGGALADQVAHHATWTPEEKQEILAAVGLRERLEATLKFLGRDTERFNMDKKIAGRVKEQMDANQREYYLREQMKAIGKELGGGEDGPAEIEALREKIEQAGMPDSVKEKALKELQRLERTPGGSPESTVVRNYIDWLVDVPWSKRDEEILDIARTREILDADHYALGDVKDRILEFLAVRQLTHKPGETEEARKERTAEERTDDAELRAPILVLAGPPGVGKTSLGKSIARSLNRKFVRMALGGVRDEAEIRGHRRTYIGSMPGRIIQAMKNAGVTNPVILLDEIDKMSSDWRGDPSSAMLEVLDPEQNHTFQDHYLEVPYDLSQVMFITTANSLQTIPRPLLDRMEIINIPGYTQVEKVEIARRYRVPRQVKAHGLTGRLEITDAALNRIVEEYTAESGVRNLDRQVSKLARKAARELLESAWDGVKVIDAAQVPDYLGVPLHRPDKMEKEPQVGVAQGLAWTSVGGTMLLVEALATPGSGKIVMTGSLGDVMKESVGAAIAYLRAHAAEYGADPEFHKTMDLHVHFPDGATPKDGPSAGITIATAVISAITGRPVRMDVAMTGEISLRGRVLPIGGVKEKLLAAHQGGIREVIVPKDNEPNLQDVPDSIRGELRIHAFERVGQVLDLLLLPKPQGDQGNIPVPVSKSAAQPGA
- a CDS encoding ROK family protein, which translates into the protein MTNLPTEPLSIGIDVGGTKIASGVLRGDELHDAHVIPTPDTGWESVLDAIAGEVRRLQDRHPDARLIGVGIPGPLNADRTRVKFAPNIYGFTDVPMVDGLRDRLGQRVVLENDAKAAALAEAHLGAARGAESSIYVTVSTGIGSGIVLNGRIWRGRHGIAGEIGHITALPGGPVSGAGLDGALEAVASGTAIARDASFALNRDVSTAEAFQLAQQGHPAARRVVGQALRYIGIALADLQKTIDPEVFVIGGGVASVGDYFFHGVQAAADEYAQGFAPVTIRRAQLAGNAGVIGAALAARHG
- a CDS encoding sensor histidine kinase, which gives rise to MTLRWRLTLFYTALLAFLLTGVGVITLYMMRVNLIDGTDTELQNTYKQFVTYLIRPIGSADESSRLPTDQQQLKAQQLQARQPRLQSSAVGQIGQAKLLARYYFPNSSVAVEELSFFSRQGLIDSLKAARTPEAKRDLFTYLSGLQTNSRRSLAVDIQRPITLTDRELEALINATDGRLHLNRLIADAPNREPTLMRLLVVLGPLTNSEPAVKTSLTSFESEPPLGIVYVARSLGTVQKTLDDLQNVVMLLFLTGLATAGTGAYLLAGQALLPLRRVQRAAERIGGQNLTERVPVPQTGDEVESLATALNAMLGRLEGSFEAQRRFTSDASHELRTPVTAISGHASYLLRRTSPTGQQQESLKIIQSESERLTNLIASLLQLARSDSGALVLQRGPIFAALFLSDIVRELAPLAQAQHTALTSAGEDVTFEADADRLKQVLINLVSNALKAGAQTVTLRSERVGDDVRLSVQDDGPGIPADQLERLFDRFYRLEDSRSRDQGGAGLGLSIARGIVDAHGGRIWLDSEVGQGTTAHVQLPIGNVPELDLDDVP
- a CDS encoding acyl-CoA thioesterase, with translation MNQTSSAPSASRLPALNWEDASRSVIQLRYGDLDAMGHVNNARYAEFLEVGRMELSREVGGQADDRSVLARLEIDYVRDIRQGQEVAVDTLVERVGRTSWTSVALIRADGVPCAFARSVQVRVDAAGRPAALPDDFAARVAHRSVR